The following are encoded together in the Asticcacaulis sp. genome:
- a CDS encoding Trm112 family protein, with the protein MSDIETYAKNELEVDPRLLEALVCPVTRRPLTYDKLAQELISPTVGLAFPIRSGVPIMLVDQARKFDPVKA; encoded by the coding sequence ATGTCCGATATCGAAACCTACGCCAAGAATGAGTTAGAAGTAGACCCCCGCCTGCTGGAAGCCCTGGTCTGTCCGGTGACACGCCGGCCATTGACCTATGATAAGCTAGCGCAGGAACTGATCAGCCCAACCGTCGGCCTCGCCTTCCCAATCCGTTCCGGTGTACCGATCATGCTGGTCGATCAGGCGCGCAAGTTCGATCCGGTCAAAGCCTGA
- the cimA gene encoding citramalate synthase: MTPRCVTVRRPRESIFSVADKQAIASALDAFGIDYIEGGWPGANPTDDAFFGALPKTKTAKISAFGMTRRAGRSASNDPGLQDLLAVNTPTVCLVGKTWDWQVETALKVSTAENLRMIRDSLAHIRANGREAVFDAEHFFDGYKANPTYAIEALKAAHEGGANWLVLCDTNGGSMPSEVYRIVSAVKAALPDANLGIHCHNDTEQAVANSLAAVEAGVRQVQGCINGIGERCGNANLIAIIPTLMLKMGYDTGLSAEQLTHIGELSRLVDDRLNRAPNRHAAYVGSSAFAHKGGLHVSAMNKDSRSYEHIDPALVGNSRLILVSDKAGRANIVNRLHQMGITVADDDDHIGELVKAVKEREALGYAYEDASASFELMARERLGQLPRYYELQSYRALNEYRLDAKGRAFDVAEATVKLVVKGEQVMSVAEGNGPVNALDAALRKALTPHYPQLNTMHLNDYKVRILTPSDATAALTRVMIESRDDHGRTWNTLGVSHNVIDASYNALYDAITYHLLKAGV; the protein is encoded by the coding sequence ATGACTCCACGCTGCGTGACGGTGCGCAGGCCCAGGGAATCGATTTTTTCTGTCGCGGACAAGCAGGCGATTGCCAGCGCTCTCGACGCGTTCGGCATTGACTATATCGAAGGCGGCTGGCCCGGCGCCAATCCGACCGATGACGCCTTTTTCGGCGCCCTGCCGAAGACGAAGACGGCGAAGATTTCCGCTTTCGGCATGACCCGCCGCGCCGGCCGCTCGGCCTCTAATGATCCCGGTTTGCAGGATCTGCTGGCGGTCAATACGCCGACCGTCTGCCTGGTCGGCAAGACCTGGGACTGGCAGGTCGAGACGGCGCTCAAGGTAAGCACGGCTGAGAACCTGCGCATGATCCGCGACAGCCTGGCTCATATCCGCGCCAATGGCCGCGAGGCCGTGTTTGATGCTGAGCACTTCTTTGATGGCTACAAGGCCAATCCAACCTACGCCATCGAGGCGCTGAAGGCGGCCCATGAAGGCGGGGCCAACTGGCTGGTGCTGTGCGATACCAATGGCGGCTCCATGCCGTCCGAAGTCTATCGCATCGTCAGCGCCGTGAAGGCTGCTCTGCCGGACGCCAATCTCGGCATCCACTGCCATAACGACACCGAGCAGGCCGTGGCCAATTCGCTGGCCGCGGTCGAAGCCGGCGTGCGCCAGGTGCAGGGCTGCATCAATGGCATCGGCGAGCGCTGCGGTAATGCCAACCTGATCGCCATCATCCCGACCCTGATGCTCAAGATGGGCTACGACACCGGCCTTTCTGCCGAGCAGCTCACCCATATCGGCGAGCTGTCGCGCCTGGTCGATGACCGCCTGAACCGTGCGCCTAACCGCCATGCGGCCTATGTCGGCTCATCCGCCTTCGCTCACAAGGGCGGGCTGCACGTCAGCGCCATGAACAAGGACAGCCGCTCCTATGAGCATATCGACCCAGCTCTGGTTGGCAATTCGCGCCTGATCCTGGTGTCGGACAAGGCCGGCCGCGCCAATATCGTTAACCGCCTGCATCAGATGGGCATTACGGTGGCCGATGATGACGACCATATCGGCGAACTGGTTAAGGCGGTGAAGGAGCGCGAGGCGCTGGGCTATGCCTATGAGGACGCCAGCGCCAGTTTCGAACTGATGGCGCGCGAACGCCTGGGGCAATTGCCGCGCTATTACGAACTGCAAAGCTATCGCGCGCTCAACGAATACCGCCTCGATGCAAAAGGCCGCGCCTTCGATGTGGCCGAGGCAACCGTGAAGCTGGTGGTCAAAGGCGAGCAGGTGATGAGCGTGGCCGAGGGCAATGGTCCGGTCAATGCACTCGATGCCGCCCTGCGCAAGGCCCTGACGCCGCATTATCCGCAGCTCAATACCATGCACCTGAACGACTACAAGGTGCGCATCCTTACGCCTTCGGACGCTACCGCGGCGCTGACCCGCGTCATGATCGAAAGCCGCGACGACCACGGCCGCACCTGGAACACGCTGGGCGTCAGCCATAATGTGATCGATGCATCCTACAATGCGCTTTACGACGCGATCACCTATCACCTGCTTAAAGCGGGGGTTTAA
- a CDS encoding aldo/keto reductase, protein MKYSPLGRTGLEVSRVCLGTMMYGSQVSQTDAWAQMDYALTRGINFFDTAEAYAIPPRPETQGATERIIGEWFRARGNRKNIILATKAAGRADFMTWIRNGPRHTRDHLDAAIEGSLDRLQTDYIDLYQLHWPDRRYAGFGFHHYTDYDADYESFHAILETLDRHVKAGRVRHIGVSNESPYGVMKFLAESEKHGLPRIASIQNAYSLVSRAFDYGLAEVALREDVGLLAYSSLAQGYLTGKYRNGALPEGARKTLYQRLNRYEGPGGIEMIDKYVDLAAELGLKPEQLALKFVDQRPFVTSTIIGASSMEQLISDIDAFGLEWTPEIDKAVMALHLSHPSPCP, encoded by the coding sequence ATGAAATATTCCCCCCTCGGACGCACGGGCCTTGAAGTCTCCCGCGTCTGTCTCGGCACCATGATGTACGGCAGCCAGGTGTCGCAGACCGATGCCTGGGCGCAGATGGATTATGCGCTGACACGCGGCATCAATTTCTTCGATACGGCTGAAGCCTATGCCATTCCGCCGCGCCCGGAAACCCAAGGTGCCACCGAACGGATTATCGGCGAATGGTTCAGGGCGCGTGGCAACCGCAAGAATATCATTCTGGCCACCAAGGCCGCCGGCCGCGCCGATTTCATGACCTGGATCCGGAACGGCCCACGCCACACCCGCGATCATCTCGATGCGGCCATCGAAGGCTCGCTCGATCGTCTGCAAACCGATTATATCGACCTTTACCAGTTGCATTGGCCCGATCGTCGCTATGCCGGTTTCGGCTTCCATCACTATACCGACTACGACGCCGATTATGAGAGTTTTCACGCCATCCTGGAAACGCTCGATCGCCATGTAAAGGCCGGTCGCGTCCGTCATATCGGCGTGTCGAACGAGAGCCCCTACGGCGTTATGAAGTTCCTGGCAGAATCGGAAAAGCACGGCCTGCCGCGCATCGCCTCGATCCAGAACGCCTACTCGCTCGTCTCGCGCGCCTTCGATTATGGTCTGGCGGAAGTGGCCTTGCGCGAAGATGTCGGCCTGCTGGCCTATTCGTCGCTGGCGCAAGGCTACCTGACCGGCAAGTACCGCAATGGCGCCCTGCCGGAAGGCGCGCGCAAGACGCTCTATCAGCGCCTCAATCGCTATGAAGGCCCCGGCGGCATCGAAATGATCGACAAATATGTCGATCTGGCCGCCGAACTGGGCCTGAAGCCGGAGCAACTGGCGCTGAAATTCGTCGATCAGCGGCCGTTCGTCACCTCGACCATCATCGGTGCCAGTTCGATGGAACAGTTGATCAGTGATATCGACGCCTTCGGCCTGGAATGGACGCCGGAGATTGACAAGGCCGTCATGGCCCTGCACCTCAGCCATCCCAGTCCCTGCCCGTAG
- a CDS encoding Bax inhibitor-1/YccA family protein: MNDMDTRYIAMPTVEEQAKDMGLRNFLLGIYQKMALGLVVTGGMAWAVANSPFLIQLLYNFTADGRVTGYTPLGWIFAFAPLVLSFISGRFMNGLNAAVSGAFYWVFVAIMGVSLSSIFLLYTGISIATIFFVTAATFGVVSLIGYTTKVNMSGWGGFFSASVLGLIIAGLVNAFILKSGIMMMAMSGIGVVLFSALIAYQTQSLKSLYYSAGQLSANHRAALTYIGAIGLYVSFINLFLSLLNLFGGRR; this comes from the coding sequence ATGAACGACATGGACACTCGCTATATTGCCATGCCCACAGTGGAAGAACAGGCCAAGGATATGGGCCTGCGCAACTTCCTGCTGGGCATCTATCAGAAAATGGCGCTGGGCCTCGTGGTCACCGGCGGCATGGCTTGGGCCGTGGCCAATTCGCCTTTCCTGATCCAGCTTCTCTACAATTTCACTGCTGACGGCCGCGTCACCGGTTATACGCCTCTGGGCTGGATCTTCGCCTTCGCGCCGCTGGTGCTGAGCTTCATTTCCGGCCGCTTCATGAACGGCCTGAACGCGGCGGTTTCGGGTGCCTTCTACTGGGTGTTCGTCGCCATCATGGGCGTGTCTCTGTCGTCGATCTTCCTGCTCTATACAGGCATCTCGATCGCCACCATCTTCTTTGTGACCGCGGCCACTTTTGGCGTCGTCAGCCTGATCGGCTACACCACCAAGGTCAACATGTCGGGCTGGGGCGGATTCTTCTCGGCCTCGGTCCTGGGCCTGATTATCGCCGGTCTGGTCAATGCCTTTATCCTCAAGAGCGGCATCATGATGATGGCGATGTCGGGTATCGGCGTGGTTCTGTTCTCGGCCCTGATTGCCTATCAGACCCAGTCGCTGAAGTCGCTGTACTATTCGGCAGGTCAGCTTTCGGCCAATCACCGGGCGGCCCTGACCTATATCGGCGCCATCGGCCTCTATGTCAGCTTTATCAACCTGTTCCTCAGCCTGCTGAACCTGTTCGGCGGCCGTCGTTAA
- a CDS encoding NAD(P)/FAD-dependent oxidoreductase yields MDAIIIGGGPAGISCAIWLKKLGVECILLEASAQLGGLQTRSPYENLWIPGVQGKTGQQVAASLADHAKAVGVDVRLNCPVVSVGGREVMTSEGVFTAPYLVIATGSKPRDGGFIASDRIIIGPGVQMEALDVKGKRVAIFGGGDNAFDQARFVRDRGGQVTIFSRNMPRAQKLLQDMIPDVPVVIGHLDYFTDTLVANDQAYDYWGVMFGFEAVVPEELMLDLDNGYVRVDRCGETSLPGIYACGEVTDYWHPCVTTSAAHGIQVAKQISLKLQALS; encoded by the coding sequence ATGGATGCCATCATTATAGGCGGCGGCCCCGCCGGGATCAGTTGCGCCATCTGGCTGAAGAAGCTGGGGGTCGAATGCATCCTGCTGGAAGCCTCGGCGCAACTGGGCGGTTTGCAGACGCGCAGCCCGTATGAAAATTTGTGGATACCGGGGGTGCAGGGCAAAACCGGCCAGCAGGTGGCGGCTTCGCTGGCGGATCATGCGAAAGCGGTGGGTGTCGATGTGCGGCTGAATTGCCCGGTGGTTTCTGTTGGTGGTCGTGAAGTGATGACTAGCGAGGGTGTTTTCACCGCACCGTATCTGGTCATCGCCACCGGTTCGAAGCCCCGCGACGGCGGCTTTATAGCCTCGGACAGGATCATCATTGGTCCTGGCGTGCAGATGGAAGCCTTGGACGTCAAAGGTAAACGCGTGGCCATTTTCGGTGGCGGGGATAATGCTTTCGACCAGGCGCGCTTTGTCCGTGACCGCGGCGGCCAGGTGACGATCTTTTCGCGGAATATGCCTCGCGCGCAAAAGCTGTTGCAGGATATGATCCCGGATGTACCGGTGGTTATCGGGCATCTGGACTATTTTACTGACACCCTGGTAGCCAATGATCAGGCTTATGATTATTGGGGCGTCATGTTCGGTTTTGAGGCGGTGGTGCCGGAGGAGCTGATGCTCGATCTCGACAATGGCTATGTCCGCGTCGATCGCTGCGGTGAAACCAGCCTGCCGGGCATCTATGCCTGTGGCGAAGTCACCGATTACTGGCACCCGTGCGTAACCACCTCGGCGGCGCATGGCATCCAGGTCGCAAAGCAAATTTCACTTAAACTACAGGCGTTATCATGA
- a CDS encoding DUF2794 domain-containing protein, with the protein MSIQDLSGAFNASQPLKGPVFFERRELELILRLYGQHVASGEWRDYAIDQLTDAVAFNIFRRSSEAPLYRIEKRPSLARKQGAFAAFNQAGLILKRGRELGPVLAVLDKRRFDVL; encoded by the coding sequence ATGAGTATTCAGGATTTGAGCGGCGCTTTCAACGCCTCGCAGCCCCTTAAAGGGCCGGTCTTCTTCGAGCGCCGGGAACTGGAACTGATCCTGCGGCTTTACGGACAGCATGTCGCCTCCGGCGAATGGCGCGATTACGCCATAGATCAGCTTACCGACGCCGTGGCCTTCAATATCTTCCGCCGTTCCAGTGAAGCGCCGCTTTACCGCATCGAAAAGCGACCCTCCCTTGCCCGCAAACAGGGCGCGTTCGCGGCCTTCAACCAAGCGGGACTGATCCTCAAGCGCGGCCGCGAACTGGGCCCCGTTCTGGCCGTGCTGGATAAACGCAGGTTCGACGTTCTTTAA
- a CDS encoding response regulator, whose product MKLLCVEDNATQRKMVDLMLAATGIDVDFAADGQEALEAYQTTEYDAVLMDMEMPGMSGLQATREIRLMEDGFHLGYTPILFLSANESAERIDMGYQVGGDGHLNKPFTSGALISALDSVMRAVKRRSLTEMKQAL is encoded by the coding sequence TTGAAATTATTATGCGTAGAAGACAATGCCACCCAGCGCAAAATGGTCGATCTGATGCTGGCGGCCACGGGGATAGATGTTGATTTCGCCGCGGACGGCCAGGAAGCCCTGGAAGCCTACCAGACCACGGAATATGACGCCGTCCTGATGGACATGGAAATGCCGGGGATGTCGGGCTTGCAGGCGACGCGCGAAATTCGTCTGATGGAAGATGGCTTTCATCTTGGCTACACGCCGATCCTGTTTCTGAGCGCCAACGAAAGTGCCGAACGGATCGATATGGGGTATCAGGTCGGGGGCGACGGTCACCTGAACAAACCCTTCACTTCAGGGGCTCTGATAAGCGCCCTGGATAGCGTCATGCGCGCCGTCAAGCGCCGCAGCCTGACGGAGATGAAGCAGGCGCTTTAG
- the zapE gene encoding cell division protein ZapE: protein MANIRSEYKRLLKSGEIVPDAAQKAAIEALVVLERRIRQSRALWRRLLGIQPRVCGLYLWGPPGRGKSMMMDLFYNNVHKIPKRRVHFHAFMAEVHHNIRLWRESDAKTRKINFGTHKGDDPIAPVARLIASQSQLLCFDELQVTDIADAMILGRLFEALFARKVILVATSNRPPDDLYKDGLNREHILPFIAMIKDRTTLVQVSGPKDFRLDRLRGAKTWFSPSTEPHAIAAFNTLWADMKHLMTEMDTVLTVNERKLHFARAAGPMLRATFSELCAANNGPADYLAIAERFTTVFIEGVPILSPSNRNEAKRFVTLIDALYEAGTKTVILADAEPSLLYPVGDGAFEFERTVSRLEEMRSEDYLNRAD, encoded by the coding sequence ATGGCCAATATCCGTAGTGAATACAAACGCCTGCTGAAATCGGGCGAGATTGTTCCCGATGCCGCTCAGAAAGCGGCCATCGAGGCACTGGTCGTGTTAGAGCGCCGCATACGCCAGAGCCGCGCCCTGTGGCGGCGCCTGCTCGGTATTCAGCCGCGCGTCTGCGGTCTCTATCTCTGGGGACCGCCGGGCCGCGGCAAGTCCATGATGATGGACCTGTTCTACAACAATGTTCACAAGATCCCGAAGCGTCGCGTCCACTTCCATGCCTTCATGGCCGAGGTGCATCACAACATCCGCCTGTGGCGCGAGAGCGACGCGAAGACCCGCAAGATCAATTTCGGCACGCATAAGGGTGACGACCCGATCGCGCCAGTGGCCCGGTTGATCGCCAGCCAGTCGCAGCTCCTGTGCTTCGATGAATTGCAGGTGACGGACATCGCCGACGCCATGATCCTGGGGCGCCTGTTCGAGGCGCTGTTTGCGCGTAAGGTGATTCTGGTGGCGACCTCCAACCGACCGCCGGACGACCTCTACAAGGACGGACTGAACCGCGAGCACATCCTGCCCTTTATCGCCATGATCAAGGACCGCACCACGCTCGTTCAAGTCTCCGGCCCCAAGGATTTCCGGCTTGATCGTCTGCGCGGCGCCAAGACGTGGTTTTCGCCTTCCACCGAACCGCACGCCATCGCCGCCTTCAATACCTTGTGGGCGGACATGAAGCATTTGATGACCGAGATGGATACGGTTCTAACCGTCAATGAGCGCAAGCTGCATTTCGCCCGCGCCGCCGGCCCGATGTTGCGCGCCACCTTCTCAGAACTGTGCGCGGCCAATAACGGCCCGGCCGATTATCTCGCTATCGCCGAACGCTTCACAACGGTCTTCATCGAGGGCGTGCCGATTTTGTCGCCGTCCAACCGCAATGAGGCCAAGCGCTTCGTCACCCTGATCGACGCGCTCTATGAGGCCGGCACCAAGACGGTCATCCTGGCCGATGCCGAGCCGTCTCTGCTCTATCCGGTAGGGGATGGCGCCTTCGAATTCGAGCGCACGGTCTCGCGGCTGGAAGAAATGCGCTCCGAAGACTATCTGAACCGAGCAGATTAA
- a CDS encoding CoA ester lyase — translation MLRSALFIPCANPKAMAKAATLACDALFFDLEDAVGDSERDGALVSLAATLAGTFVAKTVLLRIHPQYLGGIHKALAGLRIDGLVVPKVSGAADITGVAHVWPDMPLWAMIETAQGVVNLAEIAAAGVRGLIAGPNDLRKDLRTRSMEGRADILFALSQIVLYGRANGLALLDGVYNAFKDESGFAAECAQGRSLGFDGKTLIHPAQIGPCEAAFSPSEAEVEWAKAVVSAFEGHYAGVVSVNGEMVERLHLEQARSILEL, via the coding sequence ATGCTGCGCTCCGCCCTTTTCATTCCCTGCGCCAATCCGAAGGCCATGGCCAAGGCGGCGACGCTGGCCTGTGACGCGCTGTTTTTCGATCTGGAAGACGCGGTGGGCGACTCTGAGCGCGACGGGGCTTTGGTGAGTCTGGCGGCGACGTTGGCGGGTACATTCGTGGCTAAAACGGTTCTGCTGCGCATCCATCCGCAATATCTGGGCGGCATCCACAAGGCGCTGGCGGGCCTGCGGATCGACGGGCTGGTGGTGCCGAAGGTGAGCGGCGCGGCCGATATTACCGGTGTGGCGCATGTCTGGCCGGATATGCCGCTGTGGGCCATGATCGAGACGGCGCAAGGCGTGGTCAATCTGGCGGAAATCGCGGCGGCGGGCGTGAGGGGCCTGATCGCCGGCCCAAACGACCTGCGCAAGGATCTGCGTACCCGGTCGATGGAGGGCCGCGCTGATATCCTGTTCGCCCTGTCGCAGATCGTGCTTTATGGCCGGGCCAATGGTCTGGCTTTACTCGATGGCGTCTATAATGCCTTCAAGGATGAATCGGGCTTTGCGGCCGAATGCGCTCAGGGGCGCAGCCTTGGCTTTGACGGCAAGACCCTGATCCATCCGGCGCAGATTGGGCCTTGCGAGGCGGCTTTTTCGCCTTCGGAAGCGGAAGTGGAATGGGCTAAAGCGGTTGTCTCCGCCTTTGAAGGCCACTATGCCGGCGTGGTGTCGGTGAATGGCGAAATGGTCGAACGCCTGCATCTGGAGCAGGCGCGGTCTATTCTGGAGCTTTAA
- a CDS encoding aspartate-semialdehyde dehydrogenase: MGYRVAVVGATGAVGREMMTILEEVNFPVSDIYAVASRKSVGVEVSFGTKTLKCIDLETFDFTKVDIVLMSAGGDVSKAWSEKIGKAGPIVIDNSSAWRMDPDVPLIIPEVNPDAVWDCKKKHIIANPNCSTIQMLVVLKPLHDAATIKRVVVSTYQSVAGAGKAGMDELWDQTKAIYGMGDKTPKKFTKQIAFNVIPHIDVFMEDGYTKEEWKMIVETHKILDPTIDVVPTAVRVPVFVGHSESINIEFENPMDEQLAREILREAPGVAVVDKREAGGYITPIEVVGEFDTYVSRIRNDPTVPYGISLWCASDNLRKGAALNAVQIAQLLDERGVIEARADA, translated from the coding sequence ATGGGTTATCGGGTCGCCGTAGTCGGCGCCACCGGCGCTGTGGGTCGTGAAATGATGACGATCCTCGAAGAAGTGAACTTCCCCGTCTCGGATATTTACGCGGTCGCTTCGCGTAAATCGGTCGGCGTCGAGGTCTCCTTCGGCACAAAAACCCTGAAATGCATCGATCTCGAAACCTTCGACTTCACCAAGGTAGACATCGTTCTGATGAGCGCCGGCGGCGATGTCTCCAAAGCCTGGTCGGAGAAGATCGGCAAGGCCGGCCCCATCGTCATCGACAATTCCTCGGCCTGGCGCATGGACCCGGACGTGCCGCTGATCATTCCGGAAGTGAATCCGGATGCCGTCTGGGACTGCAAGAAGAAGCACATCATCGCCAACCCCAACTGCTCGACCATCCAGATGCTGGTGGTGCTGAAGCCGCTGCATGACGCCGCCACCATCAAGCGCGTCGTCGTCTCGACCTATCAGTCGGTGGCCGGCGCCGGCAAGGCGGGCATGGACGAGCTGTGGGACCAGACCAAGGCCATCTACGGCATGGGCGACAAGACCCCGAAAAAGTTCACCAAGCAGATCGCCTTCAACGTCATTCCGCACATCGACGTCTTCATGGAAGACGGCTACACCAAGGAAGAGTGGAAGATGATCGTGGAGACCCACAAGATCCTCGACCCGACCATCGATGTCGTCCCCACCGCCGTGCGCGTGCCGGTCTTTGTCGGCCATTCGGAATCGATCAATATCGAGTTCGAAAACCCGATGGACGAGCAGCTGGCCCGTGAAATCCTGCGTGAAGCCCCCGGCGTCGCCGTGGTCGATAAGCGCGAGGCCGGCGGTTACATCACCCCGATCGAGGTGGTGGGCGAGTTCGATACCTATGTCTCGCGCATCCGCAATGACCCGACCGTACCCTATGGCATTTCGCTGTGGTGCGCGTCGGACAACCTGCGCAAGGGCGCGGCACTCAATGCCGTGCAGATCGCGCAGCTTCTCGACGAACGCGGTGTCATTGAGGCCCGGGCCGACGCTTAA
- a CDS encoding UbiH/UbiF/VisC/COQ6 family ubiquinone biosynthesis hydroxylase: MKTYDVVIVGAGMAGMTLALALKSGGLDVALVERQPFDDMLDVSFDGRASAIAYACFRQWKALGVGDVLEKHACRMDEIFVTDGHLPGASAPKPLPFFLHFASEEISDRTGDEPLGYMVENRQVRKALYEEIINQGIRLISPASVIGNREDGSFAEVDLDTGETLRAPLIVSAEGRKSTLREKAGIKYINWAYDQSAVVCTVQMEHSHNHVAYEHFLPTGPFAILPLNDNRACIVWSETHAKAKALMQVDDQLFYDHLIGRFGEFLGELTVVGEKFIYPLGLGPAEEMHKGRMALLGDSAHGIHPIAGQGLNLGLKDVAALAEVLIEAARLGEDIGTDLVLERYAKWRRFDNVTTSVVMDGFVRLFSNGNPFLRAVRGVGIGLFNRVPALRKFVMEDAGAATGDLPKLLRGELV, encoded by the coding sequence ATGAAAACATATGATGTCGTAATCGTTGGCGCCGGCATGGCCGGCATGACCCTGGCCCTGGCCCTGAAATCCGGCGGGCTGGACGTGGCCCTGGTCGAGCGACAACCCTTCGATGACATGCTTGATGTCTCGTTCGATGGTCGCGCCTCTGCCATCGCCTATGCCTGTTTCCGACAGTGGAAGGCGCTTGGCGTCGGCGATGTGCTGGAAAAACACGCCTGTCGCATGGACGAAATCTTCGTGACGGATGGCCATCTGCCGGGGGCTTCGGCGCCTAAGCCCCTGCCGTTTTTCCTGCACTTCGCCTCGGAGGAAATTTCCGATCGCACCGGCGATGAGCCCCTGGGCTACATGGTCGAGAACCGACAGGTGCGCAAGGCGCTCTATGAAGAGATCATCAACCAGGGCATCCGCCTCATCAGCCCGGCCTCCGTGATCGGTAATCGTGAGGACGGTTCCTTCGCCGAGGTCGATCTGGATACGGGGGAAACCCTGCGCGCGCCGCTGATCGTCTCGGCGGAAGGCCGCAAGTCCACCTTACGCGAAAAGGCGGGCATCAAATATATAAACTGGGCCTACGACCAGAGCGCCGTGGTCTGCACCGTGCAGATGGAACATTCGCACAATCACGTCGCCTATGAGCACTTCCTGCCCACGGGCCCCTTCGCCATCCTGCCGCTGAATGACAATCGCGCCTGCATCGTCTGGTCGGAGACTCATGCGAAAGCGAAAGCCCTGATGCAGGTCGATGACCAGTTGTTTTACGATCACCTGATCGGGCGCTTCGGCGAATTTCTTGGCGAACTCACGGTGGTGGGCGAGAAATTCATCTATCCGCTGGGCCTGGGCCCGGCCGAGGAGATGCACAAGGGCCGGATGGCCCTGCTGGGTGATTCCGCCCACGGCATCCATCCGATCGCCGGCCAGGGCTTGAATCTCGGCCTCAAGGATGTGGCCGCCCTGGCGGAAGTGCTGATCGAGGCGGCGCGCCTGGGCGAGGATATCGGCACCGACCTGGTGCTGGAGCGTTATGCCAAGTGGCGGCGCTTCGATAATGTCACCACATCAGTGGTGATGGACGGGTTTGTGCGGCTGTTTTCCAATGGCAATCCATTTCTGCGCGCGGTCCGCGGCGTCGGCATCGGCCTGTTCAATCGCGTGCCGGCTTTACGGAAGTTCGTCATGGAAGACGCCGGCGCGGCGACGGGCGATCTGCCGAAACTGCTGCGGGGAGAGTTGGTGTGA
- a CDS encoding glutathione S-transferase N-terminal domain-containing protein: protein MTQPAAPIKFYSMHLSGNAHRVLLTLRALDLPFELIEVNLRAKEQKSEAFLQMNPFGQVPVIDDNGTVIWDSIGIMTYLALRYDDGRLLPRDPAQFGQIMAWLGKTSGPIAYGMATARRINLFNAPADIDSAHAIAHDFLHVMNEHLEGRAWLVGGTVTLADLACYAYVAHAPEGGVDLKGFGNVSGWLAQVEALPFFAAMPKAKVGLWAE from the coding sequence ATGACCCAGCCTGCCGCACCGATCAAATTCTATTCCATGCACCTTTCGGGGAATGCCCATCGGGTGTTGCTGACCCTGCGGGCGCTCGACCTGCCGTTTGAGCTGATCGAGGTCAATCTGCGCGCCAAGGAGCAGAAGTCGGAAGCCTTCCTGCAGATGAACCCCTTCGGCCAGGTGCCGGTGATCGATGATAACGGCACGGTCATCTGGGATTCCATCGGCATCATGACCTATCTGGCGCTCCGTTACGATGACGGTCGGTTGCTGCCGCGCGATCCGGCGCAATTCGGGCAGATCATGGCCTGGCTGGGCAAGACCTCCGGCCCGATTGCCTACGGCATGGCCACGGCGCGGCGCATCAACCTCTTCAATGCCCCGGCGGATATCGATTCCGCCCACGCCATTGCCCATGATTTCCTGCATGTGATGAACGAACACCTGGAAGGCCGCGCCTGGCTGGTGGGCGGCACCGTCACCCTCGCTGATCTCGCCTGCTATGCCTATGTCGCCCACGCGCCCGAAGGCGGGGTGGACCTGAAGGGCTTCGGCAATGTCAGCGGCTGGCTGGCCCAGGTCGAGGCCCTGCCCTTCTTCGCCGCCATGCCGAAAGCCAAGGTCGGTCTCTGGGCGGAATAA